One window of Nostoc sp. C052 genomic DNA carries:
- a CDS encoding STM4011 family radical SAM protein: protein MHLTILYRGPLISCNYGCEYCPFAKRQQTAAELAIDKQSLELFVDWISQHPQHQFSILFTPWGEALIHSSYQQALIKLTQLPNVNKAAIQTNLSCNLDWVEECNKDKLALWATFHSEWVSRDRFLAKCLNLDNKNVKFSVGVVGFSKFKAEIAALRQELPNHVYLWINAVKAELTNLSPENRELFQSIDPLYELNTQHYPSFGHSCQAGKSVISVDGDGTMYRCHFIKAAIGNIYDSDWEAALFEQPCTNQTCHCHIGYVHLEYLEMNKVFGAGILERIPDNWVNQNCTVI from the coding sequence ATGCACCTTACTATCCTCTATCGCGGCCCTTTAATTAGTTGCAACTACGGTTGTGAATATTGCCCCTTTGCCAAACGCCAACAAACAGCCGCCGAATTAGCAATCGATAAACAATCTTTAGAACTGTTTGTAGATTGGATTTCCCAACATCCCCAACATCAATTTTCAATTCTCTTTACTCCTTGGGGAGAAGCCCTAATCCATTCTTCGTATCAGCAAGCACTGATAAAATTAACGCAACTCCCCAATGTTAACAAAGCAGCAATTCAAACTAATCTATCTTGTAATTTAGATTGGGTAGAAGAATGTAACAAAGATAAATTGGCGCTTTGGGCAACTTTTCATTCCGAATGGGTGTCACGCGATCGCTTCTTAGCCAAATGCCTCAATCTAGACAACAAAAATGTCAAATTTAGCGTTGGAGTTGTCGGTTTTTCCAAGTTTAAAGCAGAAATAGCAGCTTTACGTCAAGAGTTACCAAACCACGTTTATTTGTGGATTAATGCTGTGAAAGCTGAACTGACTAATTTATCACCAGAAAATCGAGAATTATTTCAATCTATCGATCCATTATATGAATTAAATACTCAACATTATCCTAGCTTTGGGCATTCTTGTCAGGCTGGAAAATCAGTGATTTCTGTTGATGGTGATGGGACAATGTATCGATGTCATTTTATTAAAGCAGCAATTGGTAATATTTATGATTCTGACTGGGAAGCAGCTTTGTTTGAACAACCTTGTACCAACCAAACTTGTCACTGTCATATTGGTTATGTTCATCTAGAATATTTAGAAATGAATAAGGTATTTGGTGCTGGTATTTTAGAAAGAATTCCTGATAATTGGGTTAATCAAAATTGTACTGTAATATAA
- a CDS encoding class I SAM-dependent methyltransferase, producing the protein MKIDFGATATDYAKHRAGFPSSLFNRLSEYGIGLPGQNIVDLGTGTGTLARGFADRGAYVIGIDPSVSLLEQARQLSESAQLQVDYRVATAENTELPDASADVVTAGQCWHWFDRPRAVQEITRILRRNGSIAIAHFDWIPLKGNVVEATERLIEAHNPAWNMGGGNGLHPLWLQDIGEGGFREIRTFSYDVFVPYTHEAWRGRIRASAGVGASLTQELVEVFDQELATLLETRYPTEILEVHHRVWAAIAKSPL; encoded by the coding sequence ATGAAAATTGATTTTGGTGCAACTGCTACTGATTATGCAAAACACCGCGCTGGCTTTCCCAGTTCATTATTTAATAGACTGTCTGAATATGGTATAGGTTTACCAGGGCAGAATATTGTTGACCTTGGTACAGGAACAGGAACACTAGCGCGGGGCTTTGCTGATAGAGGTGCTTATGTAATCGGCATCGACCCATCAGTGTCACTTTTAGAACAAGCCAGACAGTTAAGCGAATCTGCCCAACTCCAAGTAGATTATCGAGTCGCAACTGCTGAGAATACCGAGTTACCAGATGCCAGTGCTGATGTGGTGACAGCTGGACAGTGTTGGCATTGGTTTGATCGTCCGCGTGCCGTCCAGGAAATTACTCGTATATTGAGAAGAAATGGCTCGATCGCGATCGCACATTTTGATTGGATACCTTTAAAAGGTAATGTCGTTGAAGCCACAGAACGACTGATCGAGGCTCATAATCCCGCCTGGAATATGGGCGGCGGTAATGGCTTGCATCCCCTGTGGTTACAAGATATTGGCGAAGGAGGATTTCGAGAAATCCGCACATTTTCTTACGATGTATTTGTACCTTATACACACGAGGCTTGGCGGGGACGAATTCGTGCTAGTGCCGGTGTGGGAGCCAGCTTGACACAAGAATTGGTAGAAGTATTTGACCAGGAATTGGCGACATTACTCGAAACAAGATATCCTACAGAAATTCTTGAAGTTCATCATAGAGTTTGGGCTGCGATCGCTAAATCACCGCTATAA